GCAAAAGCATGATGTTCTTGTCAATACTAGACTTCGTGTCAGCGATCTTGTTGAGGCTGGATATCTTGAATCCATACGCATTGCCTCTCCGGCCTTTATTCATGTAAtttccaaaagccaaaaccactTCCAGCAACTGCTTCAGGGCACTGCTCCTAAACACCTCTTCAGAGCCAGAACGAATCGCTTCTACTTTAGGTTTCACTTCTGCCACACGCTCTGCAAACTTCTTTTTGAAGTATAGTGACTGCAGTCTCTGCTGATAATGATTGATTCGGCTCATCTCAAAAAGGAACCGGTCAGCTTTTGCCATCCGGTCAAGTTCGTGTTTATGTTCCTCCAGGAGGTCAATATCACTTTTTTCAGGAACAAATTTTAGGAGCTGTTTTAATGTCTTTGGGCAGATCTTCCTGTTCATCCATTGTCAGAATCGCTCGTTTGATTTCATCGTTGGATAATTTCAACCTCAATAGAAGGATGTTGCAATTCTGGGCTCTCTGACCATCAATCACAGAAAGCTCTTTGACTTTTAGTTTGGAACTCAGCGTGTCATCGACGGCATCAGTTTCTTTCTGCTGTCTTTGGTAGGCAGAGAAAGTTCTTTCCAAGTCTTCAAGATCTAGAATTTTGAACACTTTTGTGTCATCAATTTCGGTCCAAACTGTTCCTTCAAGTTTGTTCTCAGGCAACTTAGACCAGTTGAAGGATTTCAGGGCGTTTGTGGGCTGAGGAATGTTCTTCTTCTTGAGGGCCAGGCCCAGTGAAGCGCCAGGGGGTGGCCCTCCTAAGGGAGGAGGTCCCGGGGGAGGAGGAGGCCCCCCTGGTGGGGGAGGAAGAGGCATTCCATCTGCAAGAGGTGGAGGCGGTGGAGGTGAAAGGACAGACCCCGACACAGATGAAGGAAAGGGTCCTCCTGGGGCTCCCAGAGAGTGTCCACCTGAGATTGAAGCACCAACAGTTCTCCTGTTGAGTTCCTGGAGTTGGGCGGTGAGGTCGACCACCTGCCGCTTGACTTGTTTGTGCTCACTGGTCTCCTTCTCGAGTTTCtccttcattttatttaaggTTCGCATCATCTCCTCTTTCTCTTGGGTCTTCGCATCGCATTCCTGctctttcttttccaatttctgttGTAGCTCATTGtgctcttttctcattttttctgctTGTTCTTTCCACTGCTTAACTTCATTTTCATTAACCAACATTCGTACAACATTCTTAACATTCTTAACATTCTTAACATCCAAAGGTGTGGAGTCGGGATCCTGTCCTTTGTCATTCTGGATAACGATTTGCTGTATAATTCTATCTAGTAGTAGCCAGTACTGAACAGTGTTACCACTTCTCTTGTAAGGCATTTGGAGGCAGTGGTGCAGGATGGACATGAAGTGTGGATATGCTTCACTATGCGTCAGGGGCTTTCTGGTCAGCTCAAACATTTGGGTGGCACTTTTTGTGTCTATGTGGACCAGTTCAAATCTTTTGGCAAATTCTAGTTCATCTTCATTGCGAAGCAtttcaaaaaaatctaaatgCCTATCTAAAGTTGAATTTTCATGTTCTCTTAATTTGTCAATTACAGGTTGAATTCCTCACATCAGAAACTCATAGCGAAGATGAAGTCTAAAGTCCCAACTTTCCACTCCTGTGCCTTGGCTCAGCACCACATTGATGAAGGACAAGATAGCAGTCTTGAGACTCACTTCGTCGCGATAGCGTCCTGTGCTTTTGTCTAAATCATTGATTAATGTCTGAAAGCGGGTTCTTTCACTAGCATACTTCTGGTAATGGAGCATGGCTTGCAGAACCTTCTTGTGGCCCCTAGGAACCAGGCACAAGGCGCCCAAGATTTCCAGCACAGCCACTTTTGTTTTAATGTTCTCTGTGCTCAGACTCTGAGCAATGACATTAATACTCTCAGAATGAGCCAGAACATGGGCCCGGCCTTGAGAGTTATTCATTAGTGCTTTTATGCAGCTGATGAGCGAGGTATGTATACGAGACTCGGAGATCTCATAGTCCATGGTCTTCAGAAAGTTGAGAATACAAGTCAGGCCATCCAGGTCGATGAATCTGGTCACAAACCTCATTGGTTTTGTCCTTAGTGCTGTTTTCAAACTCTCTATggttttacttctctcttcttcctcttctttttctaaagccaggagagattttctaGCAGCCATGGAGTTGAGCTGATCAATGTAGAATTCAGGCCAACTTGTTGctcccttgttttcttcctggTCCTTTTTCTTGCTACAATATATTTGCCATTTTTTCTCAGCTGGAAGTGCAAACATAGCTTCTCTGTGTTTGTCTGTGAGATCAAGTTCATCCACAAGTTCACTAAACATGACATCCAGTTCCTCCACAGGGGGCATGGGCAGTGCTTGTTCCATGGTCTGCAGAGCAAAACTGCTATCGTTCCGTGGCCGGTAAATAATTTCTGGGTGATCATTATTTCGGAAACAGCAAAAGATGAACGAAATCCCCCCGTCCGCCTCTCTTCCTTGGGGGCCATGGCTGACTGTGTCTCTATTCCTTGGAGTGACTAAAGTCTGAGCAAGCCCTGCATGCTGGCCGCAGCGGTCCGCACTCCGGCTACAATGGGAGCCCGAGCGCTCGGCCGAGCCGCTGGCGCCTTCCCcctaatttccaggttttaaagttttttttctctgtccctttctttttttctttttcttttttttaaataaatttgtaccATTTAATATACTTTCAACATTCACATAAGCCAGAGACTGATTTCTACTACTCATCACACTTGAATGAATCGAATATATCAgaatgtttgttttcatttttttctgacattctcttttttttaatataatttttattttgatcatagtgtcttacatattgttgacaataacattttaggtacatatttacataaaatcaggggggattcccatcaccaaattgtcctctctACCCTCTGTCCCTTTCTATTTCACATCTAatgtcagagccttgtggtcagcaaagttagcctgaaaaatgtctatcctcttgattttatggaggtatgttttatatgccagcatgtggtctatcctggagaaagacccatgtacattggagaagaatgtgtaccaaGGATTTTGggaatggagtgtcatatatatatgtgacatatatatatatatatatatatatatatatatatatatatatatgacatatatcatatatatgtccattccaaaaaaaacacacacacacacacacacacacacacacacggcctctttcttccctttctcttttcaagtttagtatatttttgttgggtttcagtctggttgtcctatcaagtgttgaaagggCTATggtgaagtctcccacaattatgtGTTACTGttgatatcctttttcatatttgttaacaattgtattaaatactttgctggtccctcattgggtgcatatatgtttaggagagtgatttctttctgctgtacatatcctttgattagtacaaaatgtccatctttgtcccttacaacttttatgAATATCagtttggttttctgttttttgggccacacccggtgatgctcaggggttactcctagctgtctgatcagaaatagctcctggcaggcacgggggaccatatgggacaccgggattcaaaccaaccacctttggtcctggatcggctgcttgcaaggcaaacgccgctgtgctatctctccgggcccctcagtttggttttctaatattattatggccacttcagcttttttaagggtgttgtttgcttggatgattttcctccagcgtttgattttgaatctatgtttgttctattcagttgtgtttcttgtatgcagcagagggttgaattcagttttttgatccatttagccactttgtgtcttttaacgGGTGTCTTATGTCCATTGGCATTGAggaagataattgtcatggaatttattgccatctttgtgtcgaAATtaggtgtgtctgttggtaagtcatgtcttaaagtagacctttcagtttttcctttttaagCAGTTTTAAGCagttttgagtatgtaaagtttctgagctgttgcttatctgtga
This window of the Suncus etruscus isolate mSunEtr1 chromosome 14, mSunEtr1.pri.cur, whole genome shotgun sequence genome carries:
- the LOC126027552 gene encoding LOW QUALITY PROTEIN: disheveled-associated activator of morphogenesis 1-like (The sequence of the model RefSeq protein was modified relative to this genomic sequence to represent the inferred CDS: inserted 3 bases in 2 codons; deleted 2 bases in 2 codons; substituted 1 base at 1 genomic stop codon), whose translation is MLAHGESICFGSQTLRFLFEVENMLTWDQLEGEGASGSAERSGSHCSRSADRCGQHAGLAQTLVTPRNRDTVSHGPQGREADGGISFIFCCFRNNDHPEIIYRPRNDSSFALQTMEQALPMPPVEELDVMFSELVDELDLTDKHREAMFALPAEKKWQIYCSKKKDQEENKGATSWPEFYIDQLNSMAARKSLLALEKEEEEERSKTIESLKTALRTKPMRFVTRFIDLDGLTCILNFLKTMDYEISESRIHTSLISCIKALMNNSQGRAHVLAHSESINVIAQSLSTENIKTKVAVLEILGALCLVPRGHKKVLQAMLHYQKYASERTRFQTLINDLDKSTGRYRDEVSLKTAILSFINVVLSQGTGVESWDFRLHLRYEFLMXGIQPVIDKLREHENSTLDRHLDFFEMLRNEDELEFAKRFELVHIDTKSATQMFELTRKPLTHSEAYPHFMSILHHCLQMPYKRSGNTVQYWLLLDRIIQQIVIQNDKGQDPDSTPLDVKNVKNVKNVVRMLVNENEVKQWKEQAEKMRKEHNELQQKLEKKEQECDAKTQEKEEMMRTLNKMKEKLEKETSEHKQVKRQVVDLTAQLQELNRRTVGASISGGHSLGAPGGPFPSSVSGSVLSPPPPPPLADGMPLPPPPGGPPPPPGPPPLGGPPPGASLGLALKKKNIPQPTNALKSFNWSKLPENKLEGTVWTEIDDTKVFKILDLEDLERTFSAYQRQQKETDAVDDTLSSKLKVKELSVIDGQRAQNCNILLLRLKLSNDEIKRAILTMDEQEDLPKDXLKQLLKFVPEKSDIDLLEEHKHELDRMAKADRFLFEMSRINHYQQRLQSLYFKKKFAERVAEVKPKVEAIRSGSEEVFRSSALKQLLEVVLAFGNYMNKGRRGNAYGFKISSLNKIADTKSSIDKNIMLLHYLITIVENKYPKVLKLSEELXDIPQATKVNMTELDKEIGTLRKGLKAVEMELEYQKSQTPQPGDKFVSVVSQFITVASFSFTEVEDLLAEAKDLFTKAVKHFGEEANKIQPDEFFGIFDQFLQAVSEAKQENENMRKKKEEEERRARMEAQLKQKRERERKLRKAKENSEESGEFHDLVSALRSGEVFDKDLSKLKLNRKRITNQMTDSSRERPVTKLNF